A single region of the Devosia sp. FJ2-5-3 genome encodes:
- a CDS encoding ABC transporter permease subunit, with the protein MTDDIAFWIAYLTNGKHLTWYASFQFTIFAALLGGALAVVFGLTGATLRNSRYFPLRLIGTTYSAIVRGVPDVLFFLFFPLALEQAVEWFISSQICTPESIAAQTASWPPCREANWFLGTTEYLLLASVSLGLVYGAFATNVIHGAMRAVPHGQLEAARAYGMSASQVLLRVHIRQMWVYALPGLSNVWMLIIKATSLLSLLQIADIVLWADRLGAPNFLPAVGLVHDDWRWRYYLVLFVFYILVTWLSEKAFDAIMRRAGRGILSEARG; encoded by the coding sequence ATGACAGACGATATAGCCTTCTGGATCGCCTATCTGACCAATGGTAAGCACCTGACCTGGTACGCCAGTTTTCAGTTCACCATCTTTGCTGCCCTATTGGGCGGGGCCCTGGCGGTCGTTTTCGGGCTTACCGGCGCAACCCTTCGAAATTCGCGGTATTTTCCGCTGCGGCTGATCGGCACCACCTATTCGGCGATCGTCCGCGGCGTACCGGACGTCCTGTTCTTCCTGTTCTTCCCTCTGGCCTTAGAGCAGGCGGTCGAATGGTTCATCTCGAGCCAGATCTGTACGCCCGAGTCGATCGCGGCGCAGACCGCGTCTTGGCCACCCTGCCGCGAAGCAAACTGGTTTCTCGGCACGACGGAGTACCTCCTGCTCGCCAGCGTTTCGCTCGGCCTCGTCTACGGCGCCTTTGCCACCAACGTTATTCACGGCGCAATGCGCGCCGTCCCACATGGTCAGCTCGAGGCGGCGCGCGCCTATGGCATGAGTGCCAGCCAGGTGCTCTTGCGCGTCCACATCCGCCAGATGTGGGTCTATGCCCTGCCCGGCCTTTCCAATGTCTGGATGCTGATCATCAAGGCGACCTCGCTGCTTTCGCTCCTGCAGATCGCCGATATCGTGCTCTGGGCCGACCGCCTTGGCGCCCCGAATTTTCTGCCCGCCGTCGGCCTCGTCCATGACGACTGGCGCTGGCGCTATTACCTTGTGCTCTTCGTTTTCTACATCCTCGTCACCTGGCTCTCGGAAAAGGCCTTTGACGCGATCATGCGGCGTGCGGGTCGCGGCATTCTGAGCGAGGCCCGAGGCTGA
- the uxuA gene encoding mannonate dehydratase, with the protein MRQTWRWFGPKDLCSIDDITQVGAEGVVSALHHIPNGVVWTREEIDRRYAEIATRKDGTPSGLTWDVVESLPVSEDIKKQKGDWREHIANYKISMRNLADSGMEVICYNFMPVLDWTRTDLRWTVPNGGSCMRFDINDFAAFDIHILERPGAGADYTNAIADEAGRRVSAMGEDDKKQLSRNVTMGLPGSTESLSLEDVRSHLSEYGNISRDQLRRHFLDFLEEVVPEAEKLGLRLCCHPDDPPFALLGLPRIMSTEADYKYILDAVDSPANGMTLCSGSLGARPDNDLPGMMERFGPKVHFLHLRNVKRDSGEIMGSFFEAEHLAGDTDMVALIAAIVREERRRKAEGRKDAIIPMRPDHGQDILDDLGRRAQPGYPTIGRMKGLAELRGVMTALEHSAFGL; encoded by the coding sequence TTGCGACAGACCTGGCGGTGGTTCGGGCCGAAGGACCTTTGCAGCATAGACGACATCACTCAGGTCGGTGCCGAAGGTGTCGTCAGTGCCCTGCACCATATTCCCAATGGGGTGGTGTGGACCCGGGAAGAGATCGACAGGCGCTATGCCGAGATTGCCACGCGCAAAGATGGCACGCCATCGGGCCTGACCTGGGATGTGGTGGAGAGCCTGCCGGTCAGCGAGGACATCAAGAAGCAGAAGGGCGACTGGCGCGAGCACATCGCCAACTACAAGATTTCCATGCGTAATCTCGCCGATAGCGGCATGGAGGTGATCTGCTATAATTTCATGCCCGTTCTCGATTGGACGCGCACCGATCTGCGCTGGACCGTGCCCAATGGCGGCTCGTGCATGCGCTTCGACATCAATGATTTCGCAGCCTTCGACATCCATATCCTCGAGCGTCCCGGCGCCGGCGCCGACTACACCAATGCCATCGCCGATGAAGCGGGACGCCGCGTGTCGGCGATGGGCGAAGATGACAAGAAGCAGCTCAGCCGCAATGTCACCATGGGTCTGCCCGGCTCCACGGAATCCTTGTCGCTTGAGGATGTGCGGTCGCATCTGTCCGAATATGGCAATATCAGCCGGGACCAGTTGCGGCGGCACTTCTTGGACTTCCTCGAGGAGGTCGTGCCCGAGGCCGAAAAGCTGGGACTGCGGCTCTGCTGCCACCCCGACGATCCCCCGTTCGCGCTGCTTGGCCTGCCGCGGATCATGTCGACCGAAGCGGACTACAAATATATCCTCGATGCGGTCGACAGCCCTGCCAACGGCATGACGCTCTGTTCCGGCTCGCTCGGTGCGCGTCCGGACAATGACCTCCCCGGCATGATGGAGCGCTTTGGGCCAAAAGTGCATTTCCTCCATCTGCGCAATGTCAAACGCGACAGTGGGGAGATCATGGGTTCGTTCTTCGAGGCCGAGCATCTGGCCGGAGACACCGACATGGTTGCCCTCATCGCGGCGATCGTGCGGGAGGAGCGGCGGCGCAAGGCTGAGGGCCGCAAGGACGCAATCATTCCCATGCGCCCTGACCATGGGCAGGACATACTCGATGATCTGGGGCGCCGTGCGCAGCCGGGCTACCCTACGATCGGCCGTATGAAGGGCCTTGCCGAATTGCGCGGTGTCATGACCGCGCTGGAGCATTCCGCGTTCGGCCTTTAG
- a CDS encoding YdcF family protein, whose protein sequence is MFFIASKVFWLLVQPLSLLLLLLCVGLALLWWRRRRLAASAFALAALILGVTGFTNLGYILIQPLEDRFERPVAMPDDVEAIVMLGGATLARPSSARQTAELNDAGDRLTATLWLAGRYPQAKIVLSGGSGLLSGETESEAVTAARFFAAFGISEDRLILEGDSRNTDENVALSREFLDDSEGAILLVTSAFHMPRAIGLFMAQDLDVIPWPTDYRSPGPMGFWIDIANPVQNISVSTVAIKEWIGLAIYRWTGRISEPPPAQ, encoded by the coding sequence ATGTTTTTCATCGCCTCGAAAGTGTTCTGGCTTCTCGTCCAGCCCCTCAGCCTTTTGTTGCTGCTGCTCTGCGTCGGATTGGCGCTTTTGTGGTGGAGGCGTCGGCGTCTGGCAGCAAGTGCGTTCGCTCTCGCCGCGCTTATCTTGGGCGTAACGGGTTTCACCAATCTGGGCTATATCCTGATCCAGCCGCTGGAGGACCGATTTGAACGTCCTGTAGCGATGCCCGACGATGTCGAGGCGATCGTCATGTTGGGCGGTGCGACCCTCGCCCGGCCGAGTTCTGCGCGGCAGACGGCCGAACTCAATGATGCCGGGGACAGGCTGACAGCAACCCTGTGGCTGGCCGGGCGATATCCGCAAGCCAAGATCGTCCTGAGCGGCGGCAGCGGGCTCCTGTCAGGTGAAACCGAAAGCGAAGCGGTCACTGCGGCGCGCTTTTTCGCGGCCTTCGGGATTTCGGAGGACAGGTTGATCCTTGAGGGGGATTCCCGGAACACAGATGAGAATGTCGCCCTGTCGCGCGAATTTCTCGATGATAGTGAGGGGGCAATTCTCCTCGTTACGTCTGCCTTTCATATGCCGCGTGCCATCGGACTTTTCATGGCGCAGGATTTGGACGTCATCCCCTGGCCAACGGACTATCGCAGCCCTGGCCCGATGGGCTTTTGGATCGATATTGCCAACCCGGTTCAGAACATCAGCGTTTCAACTGTCGCGATCAAGGAGTGGATCGGCCTGGCCATCTATCGCTGGACCGGGCGCATTTCGGAGCCGCCGCCAGCCCAATGA
- a CDS encoding DUF4326 domain-containing protein: protein MRPERIVLSRKAGFDLQAKSRALNGLAAQSVARPGPWGNPFTIDAVMQETGLGRREAQAEAVARHARWLAGELEADRPRPQREEIRAALAGKNLACWCAEGSPCHVDTLLLLANT, encoded by the coding sequence ATGAGGCCGGAGCGCATCGTGCTTTCGCGCAAGGCGGGGTTTGACCTGCAGGCGAAATCGCGCGCCCTAAACGGGCTAGCGGCTCAATCTGTCGCGCGTCCGGGTCCTTGGGGCAACCCCTTCACCATTGACGCCGTCATGCAGGAAACCGGCCTTGGTCGGCGCGAGGCCCAGGCGGAGGCCGTGGCGCGTCATGCCCGGTGGCTGGCCGGGGAACTGGAGGCGGATCGTCCGCGACCTCAGCGCGAGGAAATCCGCGCCGCGCTTGCCGGCAAGAACCTTGCCTGCTGGTGCGCAGAGGGTTCGCCCTGTCATGTGGACACCCTTCTCTTGCTCGCTAACACCTAG
- a CDS encoding trimeric intracellular cation channel family protein yields the protein MLSIMFYIAITAEAMTAALAAGRRNMDWFGVCLIACVTALGGGTTRDMFLAHYPLYWVANPYVLLLVCGAALLTVAIARLVDRLRWPFLLLDALGLVVFTIVGCNIGMEAGVHPIIVIVAGMVTGIVGGILRDVLCNDIPLVFQGELYATVSIVTGVVYYLGLLAGLPADIVVLIALAVGFPLRVAALVFKWEMPRFVFDREMRK from the coding sequence ATGCTGAGCATCATGTTCTATATCGCCATTACCGCTGAGGCGATGACGGCTGCCTTGGCGGCTGGCCGGCGGAACATGGACTGGTTCGGGGTGTGCCTGATTGCCTGCGTCACCGCGCTGGGTGGGGGGACGACGCGCGACATGTTTCTCGCGCACTATCCGCTCTATTGGGTGGCCAATCCCTATGTGCTGCTCCTGGTGTGCGGGGCGGCGCTTTTGACCGTGGCCATTGCCAGGCTCGTCGATCGTCTCCGCTGGCCCTTCCTTCTCCTCGATGCCCTTGGGCTGGTGGTGTTCACTATCGTCGGTTGCAATATCGGCATGGAGGCGGGTGTCCATCCGATCATCGTCATCGTTGCGGGGATGGTCACCGGGATCGTCGGGGGCATCCTGCGAGATGTGTTGTGCAACGACATCCCCCTGGTGTTCCAGGGAGAGCTCTACGCCACAGTCTCCATCGTCACCGGCGTGGTCTATTATCTGGGCCTGCTGGCCGGATTGCCTGCGGACATCGTGGTGCTGATCGCCCTTGCCGTAGGCTTTCCGCTGCGCGTGGCGGCGCTGGTGTTCAAATGGGAAATGCCGCGATTCGTCTTTGATCGCGAGATGCGCAAATGA
- a CDS encoding cupin domain-containing protein has translation MTEPKLFAQAEESAWIELAPGNTRRVLVHLPELMQVEFGFEKGAVGALHSHPHVQASYVAEGRFEVTIGDRTEIVGQGGSFIVPSGVTHGVVALEKGRLIDAFTPHRADFL, from the coding sequence ATGACTGAACCCAAACTTTTCGCCCAGGCCGAGGAAAGCGCCTGGATCGAGTTGGCGCCCGGCAATACGCGCCGCGTGCTGGTCCACTTGCCTGAACTGATGCAGGTCGAGTTTGGCTTTGAAAAAGGCGCCGTGGGGGCGCTGCACAGCCATCCCCATGTCCAGGCGAGCTATGTTGCCGAAGGGCGTTTCGAGGTGACCATCGGCGACCGGACGGAGATCGTGGGGCAGGGGGGTAGCTTCATCGTTCCCTCGGGGGTCACACACGGCGTCGTGGCGCTGGAAAAGGGTAGGCTGATCGATGCATTTACCCCGCACCGAGCCGATTTTCTGTAA
- the kduI gene encoding 5-dehydro-4-deoxy-D-glucuronate isomerase: MSTEYDIRFAIDPAGAAGMGTAELRENFLIDDLFAEGGVRWTYSHYDRMTVGGAVPGAGELTLEAIKPTGTKAFLDRRELIAVNIGEAGRISVDGTTHEVGPRDMFYIGMGAQDVRFTGAKAKFYLLSAPAHSRYPDKLLRQSDAKRLDMGARDTANERSIYQYVNADSVKTCQLVVGLTEFAPGSLWNTMPAHVHDRRMEAYLYFDLQPDAFVVHLMGEPDETRHLIVRNEQAILSPPWSIHCGAGTGSYTFIWAMAGDNVDYTDVEKVAMEDLR; this comes from the coding sequence ATGAGTACCGAATACGACATCAGATTTGCCATTGACCCCGCCGGCGCCGCGGGAATGGGCACAGCCGAGCTGCGCGAAAATTTCCTGATCGACGATCTCTTTGCCGAGGGCGGGGTCCGCTGGACCTATTCCCATTATGACCGCATGACTGTCGGGGGCGCGGTTCCCGGCGCAGGCGAGCTGACGCTCGAAGCCATCAAACCCACCGGCACCAAGGCCTTTCTCGACCGGCGGGAACTGATTGCTGTCAATATCGGAGAGGCGGGACGCATCAGTGTCGACGGCACGACGCATGAGGTCGGACCGCGCGACATGTTCTACATCGGCATGGGAGCGCAGGATGTGCGCTTTACCGGGGCAAAGGCCAAATTCTACCTTCTGAGCGCTCCCGCGCATTCCCGCTACCCGGACAAGCTTCTGCGTCAATCGGATGCCAAGCGGCTCGACATGGGCGCGCGCGACACCGCCAATGAGCGGTCGATCTACCAGTATGTGAACGCCGATAGCGTCAAGACCTGCCAGCTGGTCGTGGGACTGACCGAATTTGCCCCAGGCTCGCTGTGGAACACCATGCCGGCGCATGTTCATGACCGGCGCATGGAGGCCTATCTCTATTTTGACCTGCAGCCAGACGCCTTCGTCGTGCACCTGATGGGCGAACCAGACGAGACCCGGCATTTGATCGTGCGCAATGAGCAGGCGATCCTTTCGCCGCCCTGGTCGATCCATTGTGGGGCCGGCACGGGCTCCTACACCTTCATCTGGGCCATGGCCGGCGACAATGTCGACTATACCGACGTCGAAAAAGTCGCCATGGAGGATCTGCGGTGA
- a CDS encoding ABC transporter permease subunit, with protein MQAFLDDLALMAPAVLFNLYFAAASIPVGFVLAIFLALGKASSNALLNRLSRGYIYAFRGSPLFIQFFMFYSLALSLNLTVWRPLGISGFVLHPLFMGPLVLVLNTAAYTAEIFYGALRAVPRGAIEAARAYGMSGPQQFRRVVWPNLIRLAWPAYTNEVVFLFHATAIVYLALPVVGGQKDLMITAKDLFERDFNAFLHFPVAALYFLSVSLVVFFVFGLIYQRLMRHLPQPPRIRFVPRWMR; from the coding sequence ATGCAGGCTTTTCTCGACGATCTCGCGCTCATGGCGCCAGCGGTGCTGTTCAACCTCTATTTCGCCGCGGCCTCCATTCCTGTCGGCTTTGTCCTCGCCATCTTCCTGGCCCTGGGGAAGGCCTCGTCCAACGCGCTGCTCAATCGGCTGTCGCGCGGCTATATCTACGCTTTCCGGGGCTCGCCGCTCTTTATCCAGTTCTTCATGTTCTATTCGCTGGCGCTGTCGCTGAATTTGACGGTCTGGCGTCCTCTGGGCATTTCCGGCTTCGTGCTCCATCCGCTGTTCATGGGCCCGCTGGTTCTGGTGCTGAACACGGCCGCCTATACGGCTGAAATCTTCTATGGGGCCCTTCGCGCCGTGCCGCGGGGCGCCATTGAAGCCGCCCGGGCCTATGGCATGAGCGGCCCGCAACAATTCCGCCGGGTCGTCTGGCCAAACCTCATCCGGCTCGCCTGGCCCGCCTATACCAATGAAGTGGTCTTCCTGTTCCACGCCACCGCCATCGTCTATCTGGCCCTGCCGGTGGTTGGGGGACAGAAGGATTTAATGATCACCGCAAAGGATCTGTTCGAACGCGATTTCAATGCGTTCCTGCATTTCCCCGTGGCCGCGCTCTATTTCCTGTCCGTGTCGCTGGTGGTGTTCTTCGTCTTCGGCCTCATCTACCAGCGCCTGATGCGCCACCTTCCGCAGCCGCCGCGCATCCGGTTTGTGCCGCGCTGGATGCGATAG
- a CDS encoding succinylglutamate desuccinylase/aspartoacylase family protein, which yields MTFQQHKLDFPGDAPGQTTTLYWYEVGPADASTKVHLQAALHADEQPGTMALHHLLPMLRDADANGQLRARFVVFPSVNPMGLATRILRRHIGRYDLGTGVNYNRRWPDLYPAIADAVCDKLTSNAAENVRLIRSAVGVWIDQQTPVTAQQKLRLHILKSAHDADIVLDLHCDDESLMHIFTSPEMMPGLQDLADRMRVAATLTAEDSGGGSFDEVLPNLYRKAQRDNPHAVVPMAVETATLEYRGQADTHDAMGRLDADGLYGFFAGRGLIDANVASVLSPAPAATPFEATEVLRTPRPGLLAYRVNLGDRVAAGDIVAELIAMDGPEAFMARTPIRAGTSGFILSRASAKYVPAGASVAKIVGTEILPTRAGGYLLED from the coding sequence ATGACCTTCCAACAGCACAAGCTCGACTTCCCTGGTGACGCGCCGGGGCAGACCACGACACTCTATTGGTACGAAGTCGGCCCCGCCGACGCGTCCACCAAGGTACATTTGCAGGCCGCCCTCCATGCCGATGAACAGCCTGGCACCATGGCTCTGCACCACCTTCTGCCCATGCTGCGGGACGCTGACGCAAATGGTCAACTTCGGGCGCGCTTCGTGGTCTTCCCCTCGGTGAACCCCATGGGCCTGGCGACCCGCATCCTGCGCCGCCATATCGGCCGCTACGATCTTGGGACCGGGGTCAATTACAACCGCCGCTGGCCCGACCTCTATCCGGCCATTGCCGATGCTGTCTGCGACAAGCTGACCTCGAATGCCGCTGAAAACGTCCGGCTCATCCGTTCTGCAGTCGGCGTCTGGATCGACCAGCAGACGCCGGTCACGGCCCAGCAGAAATTGCGCCTGCACATCCTGAAATCCGCCCATGACGCCGACATCGTCCTCGACCTGCATTGCGACGACGAGAGCCTGATGCATATCTTCACCTCGCCCGAAATGATGCCGGGTCTCCAGGATCTTGCTGATCGCATGCGCGTCGCGGCCACGCTGACGGCCGAGGACAGCGGCGGCGGCTCCTTCGACGAGGTGCTCCCCAATCTTTATCGCAAGGCCCAGCGCGACAATCCGCACGCTGTGGTGCCCATGGCCGTCGAAACGGCGACGCTCGAATACCGTGGCCAGGCCGATACTCATGACGCCATGGGCCGCCTGGATGCCGATGGTCTCTATGGCTTCTTCGCCGGACGCGGCCTGATTGATGCCAACGTGGCCTCGGTCCTGTCGCCTGCCCCGGCCGCCACGCCCTTCGAAGCCACCGAAGTTCTCCGCACGCCCCGCCCTGGCCTCCTCGCCTATCGCGTCAATCTCGGCGACCGGGTTGCAGCCGGGGATATCGTGGCCGAACTGATCGCCATGGATGGTCCCGAGGCCTTCATGGCCCGCACCCCAATTCGGGCGGGAACGAGCGGCTTCATCCTCTCGCGCGCCAGTGCCAAATATGTGCCTGCGGGCGCATCGGTCGCCAAGATCGTCGGCACCGAAATCCTGCCGACGCGCGCCGGCGGATATCTTCTCGAAGACTGA
- the kduD gene encoding 2-dehydro-3-deoxy-D-gluconate 5-dehydrogenase KduD, with amino-acid sequence MTDLTAFSLAGKTIMVTGANTGIGQGIALSIGRAGGRVVGVGRSSMEITASLMAGQGADIVEVQADLGSTAAAQAMFDKAWDDHGPIDGLVNNAGIIKRVDAVDFTEADWDAVMDINLKTMFFLSQSLGKKALAADRPARIVNIASMLSFQGGIRVASYTASKSGVLGITRLLANEWAARGINVNAIAPGYIETNNTEALRNDPDRASAILGRIPAGRWGVPSDIGDAAVFLLAPASNYMHGAVIPVDGGWLAR; translated from the coding sequence GTGACCGACCTCACCGCATTCAGTCTTGCCGGCAAGACCATCATGGTCACGGGCGCCAATACCGGCATCGGGCAGGGCATCGCCCTGTCCATTGGCCGGGCGGGTGGGCGCGTCGTCGGCGTGGGGCGGTCGTCTATGGAAATCACGGCGTCCCTGATGGCGGGGCAGGGCGCCGACATTGTCGAAGTGCAGGCCGATCTCGGCTCGACGGCCGCGGCGCAAGCAATGTTCGACAAGGCGTGGGACGACCATGGCCCGATCGACGGTCTCGTCAACAATGCCGGCATCATCAAGCGCGTCGATGCGGTGGACTTTACCGAGGCGGACTGGGATGCGGTGATGGACATCAATCTCAAGACGATGTTCTTCCTCAGCCAGTCGCTCGGCAAGAAGGCGCTGGCGGCCGACCGCCCGGCACGGATCGTCAACATTGCCTCGATGTTGAGTTTTCAGGGCGGCATCCGCGTCGCGAGTTATACCGCGTCGAAAAGTGGAGTGCTCGGGATCACAAGGCTGCTCGCCAATGAGTGGGCGGCCCGGGGGATCAATGTGAACGCCATTGCGCCGGGCTATATCGAGACGAACAATACCGAGGCGTTGCGCAACGATCCCGACCGGGCGTCGGCCATTCTGGGGCGCATTCCGGCGGGGCGCTGGGGCGTGCCATCCGATATCGGCGATGCGGCGGTGTTCCTGTTGGCTCCCGCATCCAATTACATGCATGGCGCTGTCATCCCCGTGGATGGCGGCTGGCTCGCGAGGTAG
- a CDS encoding transporter substrate-binding domain-containing protein: MKKIMLAATAILALSGSAMAQETVRIATEGAYAPWNFLDDSGAPAGFEIELGAAICAQAGLTCEWIINDWDSIIPNLLAGNYDLIMAGMSITDERLATIDFTQNYFPPDPSRYVALAGSTLDFAALSGARVGVQGGTIQASYADTNLGAANTIITFATADQAMADLAAGNLDTILADGAYLEPVVTASNGAIEFVGEDILIGNGVGAGLRKDDAELKATLDAAITALKSDGTVDTLIAKWFEGHGPYFAD, encoded by the coding sequence ATGAAGAAGATCATGCTGGCGGCGACTGCGATCTTGGCCCTGAGTGGCTCCGCCATGGCGCAGGAAACCGTGCGCATCGCCACTGAAGGTGCTTATGCCCCCTGGAACTTTCTCGATGACAGCGGCGCTCCCGCCGGCTTCGAGATCGAGTTGGGCGCCGCCATCTGCGCCCAGGCAGGTCTGACCTGCGAGTGGATCATCAACGACTGGGATTCCATCATCCCCAATCTTCTCGCCGGCAACTACGATCTCATCATGGCCGGGATGTCGATCACCGACGAGCGTCTGGCAACGATCGATTTCACGCAGAACTATTTCCCGCCCGATCCGTCGCGCTATGTCGCACTGGCCGGCTCGACCCTTGATTTTGCGGCTCTGTCCGGCGCCCGCGTTGGCGTCCAGGGCGGCACGATCCAGGCGAGCTATGCCGACACCAATCTGGGTGCTGCCAACACGATCATCACTTTCGCCACTGCCGACCAGGCAATGGCCGACCTCGCCGCTGGCAACCTCGATACCATCCTGGCGGACGGCGCCTATCTCGAGCCTGTGGTGACGGCCTCCAATGGCGCCATCGAGTTCGTGGGCGAAGACATCCTCATCGGCAATGGGGTTGGCGCTGGCCTGCGCAAGGACGACGCTGAACTCAAGGCCACTCTGGACGCCGCCATCACGGCCCTCAAGAGCGACGGCACTGTCGACACGCTGATCGCCAAGTGGTTCGAGGGTCACGGCCCCTACTTCGCCGACTGA
- a CDS encoding FadR/GntR family transcriptional regulator, translating into MSLVHAAPPPSRKPKLAELVIDTLRRRIVTGELVPGMKLPTESQLTVQFGVSRTVVREAIAALAAEGSVQSRQGAGVYVLASATSTFNSIGGEGSNKISVALNVLEVRMGIEIEAAALAALRRSASQEAAIQEAWNEFGRLLKNGGATGRTDFAFHRAIAAATNNPFYIEVLDALGSRTIPCDVASPWGTESVLTHAYQVGLHEEHRRILFAISAQDAEAAREAMRDHLSRSQERYCVRLAEQAVSH; encoded by the coding sequence ATGTCCCTTGTCCACGCCGCACCGCCGCCATCGCGAAAACCCAAGCTTGCCGAACTGGTCATCGATACGCTGCGTCGGCGTATCGTTACCGGGGAATTGGTGCCGGGCATGAAACTGCCTACCGAAAGCCAGCTGACCGTACAATTCGGCGTAAGCCGCACGGTGGTCCGCGAAGCCATAGCCGCGCTGGCCGCCGAGGGCAGCGTGCAGTCCCGCCAGGGGGCGGGCGTCTATGTGCTGGCAAGTGCCACGAGCACATTCAACAGCATTGGTGGCGAGGGCTCGAACAAGATTTCGGTGGCCCTCAACGTGCTCGAAGTGCGCATGGGTATCGAGATCGAGGCGGCGGCGCTTGCAGCCCTTCGGCGCAGCGCCAGCCAGGAAGCGGCCATCCAGGAAGCGTGGAATGAATTCGGGCGGTTGCTGAAGAATGGCGGCGCGACCGGCCGCACCGATTTTGCCTTTCACCGCGCCATTGCGGCGGCCACCAATAATCCGTTCTACATCGAGGTGCTCGACGCCCTCGGCAGCCGGACCATCCCCTGCGACGTCGCCTCTCCCTGGGGCACGGAGAGCGTCCTCACCCATGCCTACCAGGTGGGGCTGCACGAGGAGCACCGGCGTATCCTGTTCGCTATTTCCGCCCAAGATGCCGAAGCGGCGCGGGAGGCCATGCGCGACCATCTTTCCCGCAGCCAGGAGCGCTACTGTGTCCGCCTGGCCGAACAGGCGGTGAGCCATTAG
- a CDS encoding amino acid ABC transporter ATP-binding protein, which yields MSQVEPARSGKSPIVELRDLHKSFGDLEVLKGISFSAEEGQVITLIGSSGSGKSTLLRCINMLEIPNGGDVIIGGETIRLRGNGPSRRIDDEGQIRRIRSELGMVFQSFNLWAHMTILENVMEAPLIVQKRPRAEVEVEARAMLDKVGIGSKADTYPSQLSGGQQQRAAIARALCINPRVMLFDEPTSALDPELEVEVLRVIKILADEGRTMILVTHDMEFARTVSDRVIFLHQGLIEEEGTPEEVFGATRSARLKQFLNAASHS from the coding sequence ATGTCGCAAGTCGAGCCCGCCAGGTCGGGAAAATCGCCGATCGTTGAGCTGCGCGATCTGCACAAGTCTTTTGGCGATCTGGAAGTCCTCAAGGGCATTTCGTTTTCCGCGGAGGAAGGTCAGGTCATCACTCTGATCGGCTCATCGGGATCGGGCAAGTCGACCCTTTTGCGCTGCATCAACATGCTCGAGATTCCCAATGGCGGTGACGTCATCATCGGTGGTGAAACCATTCGCCTGCGCGGCAATGGGCCATCCCGGCGCATTGATGACGAAGGCCAGATCCGCCGGATCCGGTCCGAACTGGGCATGGTGTTCCAGTCCTTCAATCTCTGGGCCCACATGACCATCCTTGAGAACGTCATGGAAGCCCCGCTCATCGTCCAGAAGCGCCCGCGCGCCGAGGTCGAAGTCGAAGCCCGTGCCATGCTCGATAAGGTGGGTATCGGCAGCAAGGCAGACACCTATCCGTCCCAGCTCTCGGGTGGCCAGCAGCAGCGCGCGGCCATTGCCCGCGCCCTCTGCATCAATCCACGGGTCATGCTGTTCGACGAGCCGACATCGGCGCTGGACCCGGAGTTGGAAGTGGAAGTCCTGCGCGTCATCAAGATCCTGGCCGACGAAGGCCGGACCATGATCCTTGTCACCCATGACATGGAATTCGCGCGCACGGTCTCTGACCGGGTCATTTTCCTGCATCAGGGTCTGATCGAGGAAGAAGGCACGCCAGAGGAAGTTTTTGGCGCGACGCGCTCAGCCCGTCTCAAGCAATTCCTCAACGCCGCCAGCCATTCTTGA
- a CDS encoding MTH1187 family thiamine-binding protein: MKIIADLCIVPMGVGPSVSTYIREVRDILATTGLTYEMHANGTNIEGEMAEVSAAVEACCERLHAMGVERIFCTMHFSTRTDKPQTMADKLARLA; the protein is encoded by the coding sequence ATGAAGATCATCGCCGATCTCTGCATCGTCCCCATGGGGGTCGGACCTTCCGTCTCGACCTATATCAGGGAGGTGCGCGACATCCTCGCCACCACCGGCCTTACCTACGAAATGCACGCCAACGGCACCAATATCGAGGGCGAGATGGCCGAGGTCAGCGCGGCCGTCGAAGCGTGCTGCGAGCGCCTGCACGCCATGGGTGTCGAGCGCATCTTCTGCACCATGCATTTCTCGACCCGTACCGACAAACCCCAGACCATGGCCGACAAGCTGGCCCGTCTCGCCTGA